Proteins encoded in a region of the Carassius auratus strain Wakin chromosome 21, ASM336829v1, whole genome shotgun sequence genome:
- the LOC113038341 gene encoding stanniocalcin-2, which translates to MRVQLTIGVLILFLAVRQTHATDSSSAHDTSQERSLNIQKRRLSLQNTAEIQQCLVNAGDVGCGMFECFNNNSCEIRGLHDICMTFLHNAGKFDSQGKSFIKDALKCMAHGLRHKFSCVSRKCLAVKEMVFLLQRECYVKHNLCSAVRENVNVMVEMIHFKDLFPKGPHVELVNILLGCGEEVRVAIARRIRTQCEQNWGALCGSLSLCALGKVENQAGSTLAPVPDITTPPGASSNSLPPASPRLPEADGETVWTLTEDENQSSGPQDNASDAEKELKRSLNATKRR; encoded by the exons ATGCGTGTGCAACTGACTATAGGagtgttaattttgtttttggcGGTGCGGCAAACACACGCGACTGATTCCAGCAGCGCTCATGACACCTCACAAGAGAGATCACTGAACATCCAGAAGAGAAGACTCTCTCTGCAGAACACAG CGGAGATTCAGCAGTGTCTGGTGAACGCAGGGGATGTAGGCTGTGGGATGTTCGAGTGCTTCAACAACAACTCCTGCGAAATCCGTGGACTACACGACATCTGCATGACGTTCCTTCACAACGCTGGCAAATTTGACTCCCAG GGAAAATCATTCATCAAAGATGCGCTGAAATGCATGGCCCATGGACTTCGCCACAAGTTCAGCTGCGTCAGCCGCAAGTGTCTGGCCGTGAAAGAGATGGTGTTCCTGCTGCAGCGCGAGTGTTACGTCAAACACAACCTCTGCTCTGCCGTGAGGGAAAACGTCAATGTCATGGTGGAGATGATCCACTTCAAGGACCTGTTTCCTAAAGG GCCCCATGTGGAGTTAGTAAACATCCTGCTGGGATGCGGCGAGGAGGTGCGCGTCGCCATCGCCCGCCGAATACGAACTCAGTGCGAGCAGAACTGGGGAGCTCTCTGCGGGAGTCTGAGTCTCTGTGCCCTCGGAAAGGTGGAGAACCAGGCCGGTTCCACCCTCGCCCCTGTCCCAGACATCACCACCCCACCGGGAGCCAGCAGCAACTCCCTCCCTCCTGCGAGCCCGCGTCTCCCTGAGGCCGACGGGGAAACGGTCTGGACACTCACAGAAGATGAAAATCAGTCCTCAGGTCCTCAAGATAACGCCTCTGATGCCGAAAAAGAGCTAAAGAGGTCTCTGAATGCCACCAAAAGGAGGTGA